In the genome of Magnolia sinica isolate HGM2019 chromosome 2, MsV1, whole genome shotgun sequence, one region contains:
- the LOC131228597 gene encoding uncharacterized protein LOC131228597, with product MRDSITSQEPGPIDFYKGTHCRQATGSWVHHRASEIWEEMDTLRNQPTPDGTQWSEPEILSQVLNTRSRYVHGFGHGAKLMAPARAASSRSIVIGDSAVRRADILEREVQQLRVIVDDIKDQLDRQREE from the exons ATG CGAGATTCTATCACTAGCCAGGAGCCCGGACCAATAGACTTCTACAAAGGGACTCATTGTCGGCAGGCgacaggatcttgggtacatcatAGAGCCAGTGAGATTTGG gaggagatggacaccttacgcaatcagcccactcccgatggtactcagtggagtgagccagagatcttgAGTCAGGTGCTTAACACCCGTTCTAGATATGTGCATGgatttggccatggtgccaagctcatggcacccgctagagctgcctctAGCCGATCCATCGTCATTGGCGATAGTGCCGTACGCCGAGCTGATATCctagagagagaggttcagcagctacgggtcatcgtcgatgacatcaaagatcagctggacaggcagagggaggagtag